The following are from one region of the Salvelinus fontinalis isolate EN_2023a chromosome 5, ASM2944872v1, whole genome shotgun sequence genome:
- the LOC129855767 gene encoding fatty acid-binding protein, intestinal-like has protein sequence MTYNGTWKVDRSENYEKFMEQMGVNMVKRKLAAHDNLKITLEQTGDKFVVKEASSFRTLDMEFTLGVTFEYALADGTMLSGSWGMEGDMMKGTFNRKDNGKVLTTTRAIVGEELVQSYSYDGVEAKRIFKRG, from the exons ATGACCTACAACGGCACTTGGAAAGTAGACCGCAGCGAGAACTATGAGAAATTCATGGAGCAGATGG GTGTCAACATGGTCAAGAGGAAGCTGGCCGCTCACGATAACCTCAAGATTACCCTTGAACAAACTGGAGACAAATTTGTCGTGAAGGAGGCCAGTTCTTTCCGCACGCTGGATATGGAATTTACCCTGGGAGTCACCTTTGAATATGCTCTTGCAGATGGGACAATGCTATCA GGTTCATGGGGCATGGAAGGAGACATGATGAAAGGTACATTCAACAGAAAGGACAATGGAAAGGTGCTGACAACTACCAGAGCCATTGTTGGAGAGGAACTTGTACAG AGCTACAGCTATGATGGAGTCGAAGCCAAGAGAATTTTCAAGAGGGGTTAG